The proteins below come from a single Thunnus thynnus chromosome 10, fThuThy2.1, whole genome shotgun sequence genomic window:
- the ago1 gene encoding protein argonaute-1: protein MEPGPSGAVPMGVFPPPLQQVFHAPRRPGMGTVGKPIKLLANYFEVEIPKMDVYHYEVDIKPDKCPRRVNREVVEYMVQHFKPQLFGDRKPVYDGKKNIYTVLALPIGSEKVDFEVTIPGEGKDRIFKVSIRWLAKVSWRLLQETLVSGRLQVPLDSVQALDVAMRHLASMRYTPVGRSFFSPPEGYYHPLGGGREVWFGFHQSVRPAMWKMMLNIDVSATAFYKAQPVIEFMCEVLDIRNIDEQPKTLTDSQRVRFTKEIKGLKVEVTHCGQMKRKYRVCNVTRRPASHQTFPLQLESGQTVECTVAQYFKQKYNLQLKYPHLPCLQVGQEQKHTYLPLEVCNIVAGQRCIKKLTDNQTSTMIKATARSAPDRQEEISRLMKNANFNLDPYIQEFGIKVKDDMAEVTGRVLPAPILQYGGRNRAIATPNQGVWDMRGKQFYNGIEIKVWAIACFAPQKQCREEVLKNFTDQLRKISKDAGMPIQGQPCFCKYAQGADSVEPMFRHLKNTYSGLQLIIVILPGKTPVYAEVKRVGDTLLGMATQCVQVKNVVKTSPQTLSNLCLKINVKLGGINNILVPHQRSAVFQQPVIFLGADVTHPPAGDGKKPSITAVVGSMDAHPSRYCATVRVQRPRQEIIEDLSYMVRELLIQFYKSTRFKPTRIIFYRDGVPEGQLPQILHYELLAIRDACIKLEKDYQPGITYIVVQKRHHTRLFCADKSERIGKSGNIPAGTTVDTSITHPFEFDFYLCSHAGIQGTSRPSHYYVLWDDNRFTADELQILTYQLCHTYVRCTRSVSIPAPAYYARLVAFRARYHLVDKEHDSGEGSHVSGQSNGRDPQALAKAVQIHHDTLRTMYFA from the exons GGAGGTGGTGGAATACATGGTGCAGCACTTCAAGCCCCAGCTCTTTGGCGACAGGAAACCGGTGTATGACGGCAAGAAGAACATCTACACGGTGCTAGCGCTTCCTATTGGGAGTGAGAAG GTGGATTTTGAGGTAACAATCCCTGGTGAGGGTAAGGACCGAATCTTCAAGGTGTCCATCCGTTGGCTGGCCAAGGTGTCATGGCGCCTGCTCCAGGAGACTCTGGTCAGCGGCCGGCTGCAGGTCCCCCTCGACTCAGTTCAAGCCCTGGACGTGGCCATGCGCCACCTAGCCTCTATGAG GTACACTCCAGTGGGCCGCTCATTTTTCTCCCCACCTGAAGGATACTACCATCCACTGGGTGGGGGGAGGGAAGTCTGGTTTGGCTTCCACCAGTCTGTACGCCCTGCCATGTGGAAGATGATGCTTAACATTGATG tGTCTGCCACGGCCTTCTACAAAGCCCAGCCTGTAATTGAGTTCATGTGTGAGGTTTTGGACATTCGCAACATTGATGAGCAGCCCAAGACTCTCACTGACTCACAAAGGGTCCGCTTCACCAAGGAGATTAAAG GCCTGAAGGTGGAGGTGACCCACTGTGGCCAAATGAAGAGGAAATATCGCGTATGCAATGTCACCCGACGTCCTGCCAGCCACCAGAC GTTTCCCCTCCAGCTCGAAAGTGGGCAGACAGTAGAATGTACAGTGGCCCAGTACTTCAAGCAGAAGTACAACCTGCAGCTAAAATACCCCCACCTTCCCTGTCTACAGGTGGGACAGGAGCAGAAGCACACTTACCTGCCCCTGGAG GTTTGTAACATTGTAGCAGGACAACGATGCATCAAGAAACTGACAGATAATCAGACCTCCACTATGATCAAAGCCACAGCTCGCTCTGCACCTGACAGACAAGAGGAGATCAGCAGGCTG ATGAAGAATGCAAACTTCAACCTAGACCCGTACATCCAGGAGTTTGGGATCAAGGTGAAAGATGACATGGCTGAAGTGACGGGCAGGGTGCTTCCAGCCCCCATCTTGCAGTACGGAGGACGG AACCGTGCCATAGCTACCCCCAACCAGGGAGTGTGGGACATGAGGGGGAAGCAGTTTTATAATGGCATCGAGATCAAAGTGTGGGCTATTGCCTGCTTTGCCCCCCAGAAACAATGCAGAGAGGAGGTGCTCAA GAACTTCACAGACCAGCTGCGTAAGATCTCCAAGGATGCTGGGATGCCAATTCAGGGCCAGCCATGTTTCTGTAAATACGCCCAGGGAGCAGACAGCGTGGAGCCCATGTTCAGACACCTGAAGAACACCTACTCTGGACTGCAGCTCATCATTGTCATCCTGCCAGGGAAAACTCCCGTCTATG CGGAGGTAAAGCGTGTGGGAGACACTCTCCTTGGCATGGCCACGCAGTGTGTCCAGGTGAAGAATGTGGTGAAGACGTCACCTCAGACACTCTCCAACCTCTGCCTCAAGATCAACGTGAAGCTGGGAGGCATCAATAACATCCTGGTTCCTCATCAGCG GTCAGCAGTGTTTCAGCAGCCGGTTATCTTCCTGGGAGCAGACGTCACGCACCCTCCTGCTGGAGATGGCAAGAAGCCCTCCATTACTGCT GTGGTAGGTAGTATGGATGCCCATCCCAGCAGATACTGTGCCACAGTGCGAGTCCAGAGACCCAGGCAGGAGATCATCGAAGATTTGTCTTACATGGTGCGTGAACTGCTGATTCAGTTCTACAAGTCGACCCGTTTCAAGCCCACCAGGATCATTTTCTACAGAGATGGAGTTCCTGAGGGACAGTTGCCGCAG ATTCTCCACTATGAACTCCTGGCCATCAGAGATGCATGCATCAAGCTGGAGAAAGACTACCAGCCTGGCATTACCTACATTGTGGTGCAGAAACGCCACCACACACGTCTCTTCTGTGCTGACAAGTCTGAAAGG ATTGGGAAGAGTGGGAATATTCCTGCAGGGACTACAGTGGACACCAGCATCACTCATCCCTTTGAGTTTGACTTCTACCTGTGCAGCCATGCAGGCATACAG GGTACCAGCCGGCCATCTCATTACTACGTCCTGTGGGACGACAATCGTTTCACGGCTGATGAGTTGCAGATTCTAACCTACCAGTTGTGCCACACTTACGTGCGTTGTACCCGCTCTGTCTCCATCCCTGCGCCAGCCTACTATGCTCGTCTTGTGGCCTTCCGTGCCCGCTACCATCTGGTGGACAAAGAACACGACAG TGGAGAGGGCAGTCACGTGTCTGGTCAGAGTAACGGTCGGGACCCCCAGGCGCTGGCCAAGGCTGTTCAGATTCACCACGACACCCTGAGGACCATGTACTTTGCCTGA